GACCCATCCTTGAGATAGGCCAGCAGGTGATTGCGGACATCCGCCTGGATTTTTTCGGGGGCGACGGTGATCTGCCGCCCCTTCACACCTTCGATTTGCGAAACGTCAACCGACACATCCACAACCTTGAGGCTCCCCGCTGTCTGTTCATCCAGCAGCGGTTCCGCACAGGCTGCAACGGCTGTCAAAGCAGCCATTGCAAGGAATGAACGCCGGTTCATCATCACGCGAACTTTGCCTGAATCTCGTCAGAGATGTTCTGAGGAACGGCTTCGTAGTGGTCGAACTGCATGGTGAAGTTCGCACGACCAGAAGACATCGAACGCAGGGTGTTGATGTAGCCGAACATGTTCGCCAGAGGCACGAAGGCGTCGATGGCAATCGCGTTACCGCGGGTGTCCTGACCCTGTACCTGACCGCGACGGGATGTCAGATCGCCGATGATGCCGCCTGTGTATTCTTCAGGCGTGACAACTTCGACTTTCATGATCGGCTCAAGCATTTTCGCGCCGGCTTTTTTCATGCCTTCGCGCATACCCATACGGGCCGCGATTTCGAACGCCAGAACCGAGGAGTCAACGTCATGGAACTTACCGTCGATCAGGGCCACTTTGAAGTCGATCACAGGGAAGCCCGCCAGCGGACCGGAGTCCATGACCGACTGGATACCTTTTTCAACACCCGGGATGTATTCCTTTGGAACAGCACCACCAACGATGCGGCTCTCAAACGAATAACCTTCGCCTGGCTCGGTTGGCATCAGGATCATTTTCACTTCAGCAAACTGACCGGAACCACCGGACTGTTTCTTGTGGGTGTAAGTGATCTCAGCTTCACGAGAGATGGTCTCACGATAAGCAACCTGAGGCGCACCGATGTTCGCTTCAACTTTGAATTCACGCTTCAGACGGTCCACAAGGATGTCGAGGTGAAGTTCGCCCATGCCCTTCATGATGGTCTGACCGGATTCCAGATCAGTCTCAACACGGAAGGATGGATCCTCGGCAGCCAAACGCTGAAGGCCAATGCCCATTTTCTCTTGGTCAGCCTTCGTTTTTGGCTCAACCGCGATCTCGATCACCGGATCAGGGAAGGTCATTGTTTCCAGAACCACAGGATCGTTGACGGCGCAAAGCGTGTCACCTGTTGTGGTGTCTTTCAGACCCGCCAGCGCGATGATGTCGCCTGCGAATGCTTCGGTGATTTCCTCACGGTCGTTGGAGTGCATCATCATCATCCGGCCAACGCGCTCTTTACGCTGCTTGGTGGAGTTCAGAAGCGTGTCACCTTTGTTCAACACACCAGAGTAGATGCGTGTGAACGTCAGTGTACCCACAAACGGGTCGTTCATGATTTTGAACGCAAGGCCAGAGAACGCCATGTTATCGTCCGCGCGGCGGGCAATGTTACGTGTTTCTGTCTCATCGCCTGGCTTGAAGCCCATGTAGTCAACAACATCCATCGGGGATGGCAGATAGTCGATCACCGCGTTGAGCAGCGGCTGAACGCCTTTGTTCTTGAACGCGGAGCCACACAGAACGGGGATGAATTTGATGGCCAGAGTACCGGCACGGATCAAACGGCGCAGTGTTGGCACATCCGGCTCAGCACCGTCCATCAGGTAGTTTTCCATCGCGTCATCGTCCATTTCGACGGCGACTTCGATCATTTTGGCGCGCCATTCGTCGGCCAGCTCTTTCAAGCTGTCGCGGATCGGGCGTTTTTCCCAGGATGCGCCGAGGTCTTCACCGGCCCAGACCCATTCTTCCATGGTGACCAGATCAACCATGCCTTCCAATTCGGTTTCTGACCCGATTGGAATCTGGATCGGACAAGGTGTGGCACCTGTACGGTCTTGGATCATGTGAACGCAGTTGAAGAAGTCCGCGCCGATTTTGTCCATCTTGTTGACGAACACGATACGTGGAACTTTATAACGGTCGGCCTGGCGCCAAACGGTTTCGGTTTGCGGCTCGACACCGGCGTTGGCGTCCAGAACAGCAACAGCGCCGTCGAGAACAGCCAAGGAACGCTCAACTTCGATAGTGAAGTCAACGTGGCCAGGCGTGTCGATGATGTTCATCCGGTGCTTGGGCGTGTCCGCCGTTGCGCCGTCCTCTGTACGCTCCCAGAACGTGGTGGTCGCAGCGGAAGTGATGGTGATACCACGTTCCTGTTCTTGCTCCATCCAGTCCATCGTGGCGGCGCCATCATGCACCTCACCGATGTTGTGGGATTTGCCTGTATAATACAGGATACGTTCGGAACATGTGGTCTTGCCGGCATCAATGTGAGCCATGATGCCGAAGTTGCGATAGCGGTCTAGCGGATAGTCGCGTGCCATTTGAAAAGCTTCCTCAGGAGTGTGCTTTGAAAAGGGCCAAAGCCCAATGAAACGATGGGGCCCAGCGGATCTGAGCCCCGATCTTTTGATCTAGATTACCAGCGGTAGTGGCTGAACGCTTTGTTGGCGTCGGCCATCTTGTGCGTGTCTTCGCGCTTTTTCACCGCGGTGCCGCGGGACTGAACAGCGTCCAGAAGCTCGCCTGCGAGGCGCTCTTCCATGGTGTTCTCGTTGCGCGAACGGGCCGCTTTGATCAACCAGCGGATCGCCAGAGCCTGACGGCGCTCGGGGCGCACCTCGACAGGTACCTGATACGTCGCACCACCAACGCGGCGCGAACGCACTTCGACGGATGGCTGGATGTTTTCAAGCGCTTCGTGGAACACTTCGATGGGCGCGCGTTTGATCTTGTCTTCAACGCGGTTCATCGCGCTATAGACAATGCGCTCAGCGACGGATTTCTTACCGTCAATCATCAGGTTGTTCATGAATTTTGTCAGAACCAGATCACCATACTTGGCGTCTGGCAGTACTTCGCGTTTTTCAGCGGCGTGACGGCGTGACATGTCGTTGTCTTCCTTGGAATTTGGGGCGGCGGGGTAAACCCCGCCCTACAAATGGACGGTAGGGCGGGGTTCACCCCGCCACTGCGATTACTTGGGACGCTTGGCGCCATACTTGGAACGGCGCTGCTTACGGTCTTTAACGCCCTGAGTATCCAGAACACCGCGCAGGATGTGGTAACGCACACCGGGAAGGTCTTTTACACGACCGCCGCGGATCAGAACCACAGAGTGTTCCTGAAGGTTGTGGCTTTCACCGGGAATGTAGGAGATCACTTCGAAACCGTTTGTCAGGCGCACTTTGGCCACTTTCCGCATCGCGGAGTTCGGTTTCTTAGGAGTGGTTGTATAAACGCGCGTACATACGCCGCGCTTTTGTGGGCACTCTTGCAAGTGCATGGATTTGGATCGTTTGATTTTAGGCTGCCGCGGTTTGCGGATCAGCTGCTGGATCGTTGGCATTCAGGTTATCCCCGTCTTAGCTCACATGGTGCACGAGGAGGCCCCCATGCGGTTTCAAATTCAATGCTTTGCATCATGCAAAGACTTCTGCGTGGCCCTCTGTCAGCGCCGCACGTCGTGCAACGCAAAATCACCGCAGCGTTTCCGTACCGGGGAAAACGAGGCGGTGGGGCTACAGAGGATCGGGTCAGCATTAGACCGGATCTTGACCACTTTGGTTCTGATGTCGGTTTGGCGGGTTTTCCCCCACCTTCCGAGATAGCGGGCGTATAGGAGGTTGCAGCCCAGCTGTCAACAGCTGCCCCTCCCTTGCGCAGACTGGCGCAGGCTGCAATGCTGTCGGCATATTGCTGACCCTTCTGTGACAAGGCCCGCCCCTATATGCAAGCCATCGGCATTTGCCGCTTTTCCTACCCCGGTGACGGCGGGTTTCAGGTTGAACATGACAGCCTCAAGGCGCGGATGGACTATCTATATGCCCCTGCCCGCATGGAAGAACGCTTTACCACCTTCGAGACAATGATGCTGCCGCCCTTGCGCGCCCAGACAGATGGTGATTTCACACTGGCCGTGGTGATCGGCGACAGCCTGCCTGCCCCGTACCGCGACCGGCTTGAGGCGCTATTGGCCGATATGCCGCAGGCGGTGATCTTGCCCCGCGCCCCCGGCCCGCACCGCAAAGTGATGCAAGACGCCATCAACAGCGTCAGGCGATTCGATGACGCGCCGTGCCTTCAATTCCGCATGGACGACGATGATGCCGTGGCCTGCACCTATGTCGAAAAACTACGTCAAGCCGCCCGCGATGTTGCACCGATGGCGGCCCGGCATCGACATATCGCAATAGATTTCAACCAAGGCTACATCGTGCAGCCCGGACCGGACGGCCTGTTGGCGGCGCCCACCAAAGCGCCCTATGCTACTGCGGCATTGGCCCTGATGATCCGCCATGATTTGCCGCTCAGTGTGATGAACTTCGCCCATATGAAGGTGGGGCGCAAAATGCCCACTGTCACTTTCACAGGTGAGGATATGCTGCTGCGGGGGCACAACGCCTATAACGATTCCCGGCAAAAGCCCGGCATCAAGCAACCGGATTTTGCGCCGCTCGATGCTGCGGGCCAAACGCACTTCAAAAAGACCTATAACATAGATGCAGGCAAGGTCGCGGCGGCCTTTGCCGCGCTGCCCTCAGCTGCCCGCTAGTTTGCGCTCACGGTAAAGCGTGAAGATCCCGGTTCCGACAACGATCCCTGCTCCGGTCAATGTCATCCATCCGGGCCATTCGCCAAAAAACACAAAGCCCAGCAGCAACGCCCAGACCAGCCCTGTGTACCGGAACGGCGCGATAAAGGAGACATCACCGATCCGCATCACGTGAATGGAAAAGAAGTAACCGCCCAGAACCAGCACCGCCGAGGCGGCAATCAGCAGCCCAACAGATGGATCAACCGCCACCCAGGGCTCTGTCAACGACGCCAGACCAGCCGCAATCAGAACTGTCAGCGCCGTGACCAAAGTGACCGTCATCGACGGCACCGATGGCGACAACTTGCGGGTGATCAAATCGCGGAAGGTCACGCCCAACATCGCGATCACGGCATAAAGGGACCAGACGTTAAACCCGTCCGCCCCCGGCTTGACGATCAACAGCACCCCGATAAAGCCAACCGCAATCGCAACCATCCGCCGCCAACCCACGGCCTCCCGCAGAAAGAGCGCCGATGCCAGTGTCACGGTCAGAGGCACACATTGCAAAATCGCTGTCAGGTTCGCCAAAGGCATGTTGAACAGCGCCGTAAGAAAGAAGTATGCGATCAAGGCTTCGGTCACCGCGCGGATCATGATCAGCACCCAATCGCGCCGCGCAATATCGAAATGCAAGGCGCCCAAACGCCCTTTCGTGGCAAGGATCAACGCGCAGGAGATCAGCCCCCGCAAAAACAAAAGTTGAAACAGCGGCACCGCGCCGCCGGTCAGTTTGAGCACCGCATCGCTCACCACAAAACAGGCCATTGACGCCATCATCAACAGCGCACCCACCAGATTTGGCGACATTTAGAACCCTTCCAGCATTTCAGGGGTCAGATCGAACCCCTCGCGCAAGTTGCGCCGGATCCCCGCCGGGCGCAACTGCCCGCGCCGCCCCGTGGTAGAGGCCGCTGAATCGTTGTCCTGATGCACCGATCGGATAAACATCGGCCGCGTCGTTTCTGTGTAGCAATCGTAGTATTCGGTCAATTGCCGGTGATTGCGCCGGAAAATGGTGGCCGGATCTCCCTTCGCCGCAATCATCGCAAGCCCGATGCCCAGCGGCGTCCGTTCATACCATTCGGTGATCGGTTCAGGCGCCGAGGGATCAAAGTAGAAACCTCGGTTAAACCCGATCACAAAGGGCCGCTTGGTCTCGCGGGTTTGCAACAACGCGCCGCCCAAACTGCGAATGCGGGCCAGCGTGCTGCGGTGCATCGCGTCATCGTCATCTTGCCGGAACGTCGCAATATGGGTCGCCTTGGCCTGATCGGGCAGCGCGGCATATGCCTGCTTCACGGCTTGAATATGCACCATCGGCGGCAGGGCAACGATATGGGCCTGTTTGAAATCCACCAGCAAGTTCTCAAGCCGTTGCCGCGCCGCATCGGGCAGGCTGTCTCCAATGAGGATCGCCACCGAAAAATCCGGATCATCCTGTATCGCCAGTGAATGCAGTGCCAGACGTTCAAACAGCGCAAACCGCCGGTTGAGCCGCTCCGGATCATAAAGTGTTGCGCGGGTTTTCTCGATCCCTTGCGCCGAATGGGCAAAGCCGTTTTCGGACAGGTATGAAAACCGTATCAGCCCTTTGATCTGTATCCGATGTGCCTGTGCCATCCGCGCCCTGCTGCTTTTCCCTGCAACCTAGGGCAAAGACGGGGCTGGCAAAAGCACCTGATCCAGAAAAGCCGAAAGTCCTGCGTGATTTGACAAGGAATAGACCCCCGCCACAAACTGGTCGGGTCGGACCAGCACGATCGCACCCCGCTGCCGATCAATGCCGCGCATATCAAAAACATCCCCTGCCCCGGAATGATCCGCGCAGAAAATCTTTTCATAATCAGTCAACCCCAGCCGCCCCTTAGAGGGCCGCAAGGCCGCTGGCATCATGCCAAGATCCAACTGCCGGTGGCCTTGTTGGAAAACGGCCCGCAGATCAATAACCGCGTCGCGGTCTGCGCCGGCAATTGTCACCTTGGTTATCGGACCAGCCGAAAGCGCATCACAGGCATCCGCCACTGCCCCGTCCGCTACGCCGGTATCCCCCTCAGGCGCAAAAAGGATCACCCGCCAACGCCCGTCAGCCCGGACCATATGACCAAGCTGCATGGGCTTGGCATCCGCCAAACGGATTACCGGTGCAGAGTGAAACCGCGCCCCGACAGGCAATCCAGCGGCAAGGCTTTGATCACATCCCCCTGCAATGACCAGCGATGGATCATATCGCGTTTCTACACCCGCTGTGTAGCGGCCATGCTTTTGAAAATACGCCTGAAACGTCGCCTCATCACTGGATTTGCGGTCTTTCGAGCTGAAGAGTTTGGCCATATCGCGGTCGAAATCTATCAACTCTTGCGCTTTTGCCTGCCGTTCCTCCGAGTAGCTTTTCAGAAGCGCTGACGGCGCCTGCCCGCGCAGAACGGCGGCGAGTTTCCAACCCAGATTGAATGTATCGGCCATCGACACGTTCATGCCCTGCCCCGCCTTGGGGCTGTGAGTATGGCAGGCGTCACCTGCGATAAACACATGCGGATCGTCCCCGCTGTTCAGAGCCCCGCCCAGATTGTCGAACCGCGCCGAGACCCTTTGCCCGATCTCATAGGCCGAGCACCAAACAACCTCTTTCACCTCAAAGCGATAGGGCGACAGGATTGCACCTGCCCTTTGGATCAACATATCCGAGGTCACATTGCGGTCCGCCGCGCGCTCATCATCTTTGAGCGCGTCTAGTTCAATATACAGCCGGACCATGGTCCCGCCCTCACGCGGAATGATCAGCATGCTGCCCGCATCGGCAGATTGGATCGCACATTTCAGCCGGATATCGGGAAAATCCGTGATCGCCAGCACATCCATCACACCCCAAAGCTGCCGTGCGGATTGCCCCTCAAGGCGCAGACCCATGGCTTTGCGCACCGCGCTGCGGGCACCATCACAGCCCACAACATATTTCCCCCGCACCACTTCGTCCGCAGCCCCGTTAAGCCCGCGCAGCTGCGCCATTACCGGATGCGTCCCACCACATTCAATGCGCAGCCCATCCAGCTCCAGATCATAATCGGGCGTTAGCCGGCTGGGCGCTTTGGCCATTTCCTCAAGAAAGAAATCATGCACACGGGCCTGACTGAGAATGGTATGCGGCATTTCCGACAGATCATCTTCGACATCTTTGATCCTGTCCACGCGGGCGATACCCCCGTCCTGAGCGGGACGCCAAAAACAGGTCTCGTTCACCCAATAGGCTTCCTTCTTGACCCGATCTGCAAAACCGAATGCCTCGAACATCTCCATCGACCGGCAGGCAATCCCATCGGCTTGCCCCATCTCAAGCGGTCCTGATTTGCGCTCCACTATGCGGGTCGAGATATCAGAAAATTGCGCAAGCTGGGCCGCAAGGGTCAGGCCCGCTGGGCCACAGCCGATGATCAGAACATCCACCGCAGACCGATCAAAGTCTGCGGCTTTGGCCTGAGGTTTCACACTGGGATCGCCGGGGTGAAACCCATCATAATGGTACTGCATTTTGTACTCCGGGCCGGAATTACGTCCCTGCCACGCTATCACAGCGGCCCGCCCTGCCAAGCCTTACAACAGTCCAAAAGAAAAGCCCCCACAGCGGTCAGGCTGCGGGGGCTTTTGATTTCAGGTATGGATCAGATCAGCTGCGGCTGTCGTCGTCCGTGATGACCGTGTCAAACACGTCACCACCCACGATGTCATCCGTGCTGGCCGTTGGCGCGGCAAGCGCGGCGGCGGCTTCGGCTTCTTCGCGGCGGGCTTCGATCACGACGTTGTCGCGATCTTGTGCCACTTTGCGCATCTGCTGCGTTGCACCACCGGTGCCCGCCGGGATCAGACGACCCACGATGACGTTCTCTTTGAGGCCAACCAGCTTGTCACGTTTGCCCTGCACCGACGCTTCGGTCAGAACGCGCGTGGTTTCCTGGAAGGACGCCGCAGAGATAAAGCTACGGGTCTGCAACGACGCCTTGGTGATGCCAAGCAGGATCGGTTCGCCCTTGGCAGGACGGCCACCTTTCGACAGCGCCTTTTCATTAGCGTGATCGAATTCCTGTTTGTCCACGTGTTCACCCTTGAGCAACGTGGTGTCACCAGATTCCTGGATCTCCCATTTCTGCAACATCTGGCGCACGATCACTTCGATATGCTTGTCGTTGATCTTCACACCCTGAAGGCGATAAACATCCTGCACTTCGTCGATCATGTAATCGGCCAGGGCCTCAACACCCATGATCGACAGGATGTCGTGCGGCGCGGGGTTGCCGTCCATGATGTAATCGCCCTTCTGGACAAAATCACCTTCCGCAACCGGAATGTGTTTGCCCTTCGGCACCATGTATTCAACCTTCACGTCGGCATCGTCAGAGGACTCAATCGCGATACGGCGCTTGTTTTTGTAGTCCTTGCCAAAGCGCACATAACCATCGATTTCCGCGATGATGGCGTGATCTTTGGGGCGGCGTGCCTCAAAGAGTTCGGCCACACGTGGCAGACCACCGGTGATGTCCTTGGTTTTGGCACCCTCACGCGGGATACGCGCAACAACGTCACCGGCCTGAATTTCAGAACCGTCCTCAATGGACAGAACCGCATCAACAGACATCGGATAGGTCACTGGGTTGCCCGCATCATTGCGCACAGGCTCACCGTTCGCATCAACCAGAATGATCTCAGGCTTCAGCTCGTTGCCTTTTGGCGCTGCACGCCAGTCGATCACGATTTTCTGGGTCATACCGGTCGCATCATCGGTCTCGTCACGGACAGCAATGCCCGAAACCAGATCAACAAATTTGGTTGTACCGGATTTCTCAGCGATGATCGGCAGAGTGTAAGGATCCCATTCAAACAGCTTGTCGCCACGAGAAATCGATTGTCCGTCTTTGACAAACAGTTTGGAGCCATACCCAACCTTGTGGCTGGCACGCTCTTCCCCGTCGTCACCTTGGATGGACAACTTCATGTTCCGGCCCATGACCATGATCTCGCCGGCGGCGTTCTCAAGGGTCTGTGCGTTTTCAAACACGATCTTGCCTTCCTGAGAGGCTTCGAGGAACGACTGCTGGCCACCCTGCGCAACGCCGCCGATGTGGAACGTCCGCATCGTCAGCTGTGTACCCGGCTCACCAATGGATTGCGCCGCGATGATACCCACCGCCTCGCCTTGGTTCACCAAAGTACCGCGTGCAAGGTCACGGCCATAACACATGGCGCAAACACCCTCTTCGGCCTCGCAGGTCAGCGGCGACCGGATGCGCGTGGATTGAACACCCGCCTCTTCGATCGCATCCGACAGACGTTCGTCGATCAGCGTGCCTGCAGGCACCAGCACTTCATCCGTGCCCGGCACCAGAATGTCGTCCGCAGCCACACGGCCCAGCAAACGCTCGGCCAGCGAGGAAACAACCTCACCATCGTTCACGGCCGCTTCTGCAGTGATCGCGGTTTCGGTTCCACAGTCGTGCATACGTACGATGCAGTCCTGCGCAACGTCCACCAGACGGCGTGTCAGGTAACCGGAGTTCGCTGTTTTCAAAGCCGTGTCCGACAGACCCTTACGGGCACCGTGGGTGGAGTTGAAGTACTCCAGAACGGTCAGACCTTCTTTAAAGTTCGAGATGATCGGGGTCTCGATGATGTCGCCGTTCGGCTTGGCCATCAAGCCGCGCATCCCGCCCAGCTGTTTCATCTGCGTTACAGAACCACGCGCACCGGAGTGGGCCATCATGTAGACCGAGTTCGGCTCCATTTCGGCGCCGTTCTCGTCCGTCCGTTCAGCGGAGATCGAGCCCATCATCGCGTCGGTAACCTTGTCGTTACACTTTGACCAGGCATCGACAACTTTGTTGTACTTTTCACCCTGGGTGATCAGGCCGTCCATGTACTGCTGTTCAAAGTCTTTGACCTGATCGCGTGTCTCATCAACCAGCGTCCATTTGGTTTCCGGGATCA
This window of the Sulfitobacter mediterraneus genome carries:
- the rpsG gene encoding 30S ribosomal protein S7, which gives rise to MSRRHAAEKREVLPDAKYGDLVLTKFMNNLMIDGKKSVAERIVYSAMNRVEDKIKRAPIEVFHEALENIQPSVEVRSRRVGGATYQVPVEVRPERRQALAIRWLIKAARSRNENTMEERLAGELLDAVQSRGTAVKKREDTHKMADANKAFSHYRW
- the rpoC gene encoding DNA-directed RNA polymerase subunit beta', yielding MNQELTNNPFNPLTPPKVFDEIKVSLASPERILSWSFGEIKKPETINYRTFKPERDGLFCARIFGPIKDYECLCGKYKRMKYRGVVCEKCGVEVTLQKVRRERMGHIELAAPVAHIWFLKSLPSRIGLMLDMTLRDLERVLYFENYVVIEPGLTDLTYGQMMTEEEYMDAQDAYGMDAFTANIGAEAIREMLAAIDLEAEADQLRADLKEATGELKPKKIIKRLKVVESFLESGNRPEWMVLTVIPVIPPELRPLVPLDGGRFATSDLNDLYRRVINRNNRLKRLIELRAPDIIVRNEKRMLQESVDALFDNGRRGRVITGANKRPLKSLSDMLKGKQGRFRQNLLGKRVDFSGRSVIVTGPELKLHQCGLPKKMALELFKPFIYSRLEAKGLSSTVKQAKKLVEKERPEVWDILDEVIREHPVMLNRAPTLHRLGIQAFEPVLIEGKAIQLHPLVCSAFNADFDGDQMAVHVPLSLEAQLEARVLMMSTNNVLSPANGAPIIVPSQDMILGLYYTTLARDGMVGEGKVFGTVDEVQHALDAGEVHLHSKIKARIKQIDDEGNEVFVRFDTTPGRVRLGALLPLNTKAPFDLVNRLLRKKEVQQVIDTVYRYCGQKESVIFCDQIMTMGFREAFKAGISFGKDDMLIPETKWTLVDETRDQVKDFEQQYMDGLITQGEKYNKVVDAWSKCNDKVTDAMMGSISAERTDENGAEMEPNSVYMMAHSGARGSVTQMKQLGGMRGLMAKPNGDIIETPIISNFKEGLTVLEYFNSTHGARKGLSDTALKTANSGYLTRRLVDVAQDCIVRMHDCGTETAITAEAAVNDGEVVSSLAERLLGRVAADDILVPGTDEVLVPAGTLIDERLSDAIEEAGVQSTRIRSPLTCEAEEGVCAMCYGRDLARGTLVNQGEAVGIIAAQSIGEPGTQLTMRTFHIGGVAQGGQQSFLEASQEGKIVFENAQTLENAAGEIMVMGRNMKLSIQGDDGEERASHKVGYGSKLFVKDGQSISRGDKLFEWDPYTLPIIAEKSGTTKFVDLVSGIAVRDETDDATGMTQKIVIDWRAAPKGNELKPEIILVDANGEPVRNDAGNPVTYPMSVDAVLSIEDGSEIQAGDVVARIPREGAKTKDITGGLPRVAELFEARRPKDHAIIAEIDGYVRFGKDYKNKRRIAIESSDDADVKVEYMVPKGKHIPVAEGDFVQKGDYIMDGNPAPHDILSIMGVEALADYMIDEVQDVYRLQGVKINDKHIEVIVRQMLQKWEIQESGDTTLLKGEHVDKQEFDHANEKALSKGGRPAKGEPILLGITKASLQTRSFISAASFQETTRVLTEASVQGKRDKLVGLKENVIVGRLIPAGTGGATQQMRKVAQDRDNVVIEARREEAEAAAALAAPTASTDDIVGGDVFDTVITDDDSRS
- a CDS encoding DMT family transporter, which codes for MSPNLVGALLMMASMACFVVSDAVLKLTGGAVPLFQLLFLRGLISCALILATKGRLGALHFDIARRDWVLIMIRAVTEALIAYFFLTALFNMPLANLTAILQCVPLTVTLASALFLREAVGWRRMVAIAVGFIGVLLIVKPGADGFNVWSLYAVIAMLGVTFRDLITRKLSPSVPSMTVTLVTALTVLIAAGLASLTEPWVAVDPSVGLLIAASAVLVLGGYFFSIHVMRIGDVSFIAPFRYTGLVWALLLGFVFFGEWPGWMTLTGAGIVVGTGIFTLYRERKLAGS
- a CDS encoding glycosyltransferase, producing the protein MAQAHRIQIKGLIRFSYLSENGFAHSAQGIEKTRATLYDPERLNRRFALFERLALHSLAIQDDPDFSVAILIGDSLPDAARQRLENLLVDFKQAHIVALPPMVHIQAVKQAYAALPDQAKATHIATFRQDDDDAMHRSTLARIRSLGGALLQTRETKRPFVIGFNRGFYFDPSAPEPITEWYERTPLGIGLAMIAAKGDPATIFRRNHRQLTEYYDCYTETTRPMFIRSVHQDNDSAASTTGRRGQLRPAGIRRNLREGFDLTPEMLEGF
- the rpsL gene encoding 30S ribosomal protein S12, which gives rise to MPTIQQLIRKPRQPKIKRSKSMHLQECPQKRGVCTRVYTTTPKKPNSAMRKVAKVRLTNGFEVISYIPGESHNLQEHSVVLIRGGRVKDLPGVRYHILRGVLDTQGVKDRKQRRSKYGAKRPK
- a CDS encoding putative rhamnosyl transferase, which encodes MQAIGICRFSYPGDGGFQVEHDSLKARMDYLYAPARMEERFTTFETMMLPPLRAQTDGDFTLAVVIGDSLPAPYRDRLEALLADMPQAVILPRAPGPHRKVMQDAINSVRRFDDAPCLQFRMDDDDAVACTYVEKLRQAARDVAPMAARHRHIAIDFNQGYIVQPGPDGLLAAPTKAPYATAALALMIRHDLPLSVMNFAHMKVGRKMPTVTFTGEDMLLRGHNAYNDSRQKPGIKQPDFAPLDAAGQTHFKKTYNIDAGKVAAAFAALPSAAR
- a CDS encoding FAD-dependent monooxygenase translates to MQYHYDGFHPGDPSVKPQAKAADFDRSAVDVLIIGCGPAGLTLAAQLAQFSDISTRIVERKSGPLEMGQADGIACRSMEMFEAFGFADRVKKEAYWVNETCFWRPAQDGGIARVDRIKDVEDDLSEMPHTILSQARVHDFFLEEMAKAPSRLTPDYDLELDGLRIECGGTHPVMAQLRGLNGAADEVVRGKYVVGCDGARSAVRKAMGLRLEGQSARQLWGVMDVLAITDFPDIRLKCAIQSADAGSMLIIPREGGTMVRLYIELDALKDDERAADRNVTSDMLIQRAGAILSPYRFEVKEVVWCSAYEIGQRVSARFDNLGGALNSGDDPHVFIAGDACHTHSPKAGQGMNVSMADTFNLGWKLAAVLRGQAPSALLKSYSEERQAKAQELIDFDRDMAKLFSSKDRKSSDEATFQAYFQKHGRYTAGVETRYDPSLVIAGGCDQSLAAGLPVGARFHSAPVIRLADAKPMQLGHMVRADGRWRVILFAPEGDTGVADGAVADACDALSAGPITKVTIAGADRDAVIDLRAVFQQGHRQLDLGMMPAALRPSKGRLGLTDYEKIFCADHSGAGDVFDMRGIDRQRGAIVLVRPDQFVAGVYSLSNHAGLSAFLDQVLLPAPSLP
- the fusA gene encoding elongation factor G yields the protein MARDYPLDRYRNFGIMAHIDAGKTTCSERILYYTGKSHNIGEVHDGAATMDWMEQEQERGITITSAATTTFWERTEDGATADTPKHRMNIIDTPGHVDFTIEVERSLAVLDGAVAVLDANAGVEPQTETVWRQADRYKVPRIVFVNKMDKIGADFFNCVHMIQDRTGATPCPIQIPIGSETELEGMVDLVTMEEWVWAGEDLGASWEKRPIRDSLKELADEWRAKMIEVAVEMDDDAMENYLMDGAEPDVPTLRRLIRAGTLAIKFIPVLCGSAFKNKGVQPLLNAVIDYLPSPMDVVDYMGFKPGDETETRNIARRADDNMAFSGLAFKIMNDPFVGTLTFTRIYSGVLNKGDTLLNSTKQRKERVGRMMMMHSNDREEITEAFAGDIIALAGLKDTTTGDTLCAVNDPVVLETMTFPDPVIEIAVEPKTKADQEKMGIGLQRLAAEDPSFRVETDLESGQTIMKGMGELHLDILVDRLKREFKVEANIGAPQVAYRETISREAEITYTHKKQSGGSGQFAEVKMILMPTEPGEGYSFESRIVGGAVPKEYIPGVEKGIQSVMDSGPLAGFPVIDFKVALIDGKFHDVDSSVLAFEIAARMGMREGMKKAGAKMLEPIMKVEVVTPEEYTGGIIGDLTSRRGQVQGQDTRGNAIAIDAFVPLANMFGYINTLRSMSSGRANFTMQFDHYEAVPQNISDEIQAKFA